Proteins found in one Triticum urartu cultivar G1812 chromosome 4, Tu2.1, whole genome shotgun sequence genomic segment:
- the LOC125551144 gene encoding pentatricopeptide repeat-containing protein At5g47360: MPPRLTLLRRLSTHGDPNLATLLAVLRSPEASSTPLPRALSRAFPSPSDAFPLHTLPDLLPRLPSPLLSLRFLLWRLPPSPPLPSPHTLSSLAASLPDLPSAVPLLLSSSPHPLPLPHYALLLGISTHAGLFPVSLAVLRHMRSSGLAPDVACFHSALRAARWHADVSAVLDIMSRSGVNPTVPLIVTAVHRLAYRGDFEGARCLIDKMPEFGCAANVVVYTAMLDGMLAFGHVDAAVVLLEEMEGGRLGAGCVPNVVSYTCLAKCLCRKGRMVEALSLLDRMIARGVMPNRIFVRTLIDGFCAARGAGLLSKAYDVVERLVVDGTLSSGQCYNVLLVGLSVAGMTREAEGLAQRMMKTGVQLSPLAGSAMARELCQRKMWLHACCWLRLMDENGVLCDSDVYAGVLLGLCQEGHVLEASALVRKVMDRGIRIDASCADCLVQLLKQHGDEELASHVLQY; encoded by the coding sequence ATGCCCCCGCGCTTAaccctcctccgccgcctctccACCCACGGCGACCCCAACCTCGCCACCCTCCTCGCCGTCCTCCGCTCGCCGGAGGCCTCGTCCACGCCGCTCCCGCGCGCCCTCTCCCGCGCCTTCCCGTCCCCGTCGGACGCGTTCCCCCTCCACACGCTCCCCGacctcctcccgcgcctcccctCCCCGCTCCTCTCCCTCCGGTTCCTCCTCTGGCGCCTGCCCCCCTCCCCGCCGCTCCCCTCCCCGCACACCCTCTCCTCGCTCGCCGCCTCGCTCCCGGACCTCCCCTCCGCCGtgcccctcctcctctcctcctccccgcACCCGCTGCCCCTCCCGCACTACGCCCTCCTCCTCGGCATCTCCACTCATGCCGGCCTTTTCCCCGTCTCACTCGCCGTCCTCCGCCACATGCGATCCTCCGGCCTCGCGCCCGACGTGGCCTGCTTCCACTCCGCCCTCCGCGCCGCACGCTGGCATGCTGATGTCTCCGCCGTTCTGGACATCATGTCCAGGTCCGGCGTCAACCCGACTGTCCCCCTGATCGTGACCGCGGTGCATAGGCTGGCGTACAGGGGCGACTTCGAAGGCGCCCGCTGTCTGATCGACAAAATGCCTGAGTTTGGATGCGCGGCCAATGTGGTAGTTTACACCGCGATGCTCGATGGGATGCTCGCTTTCGGTCATGTGGATGCCGCAGTGGTGCTGCTGGAGGAGATGGAGGGTGGCAGGCTTGGTGCCGGGTGTGTGCCCAACGTGGTGTCGTACACGTGTTTGGCGAAATGCCTGTGCCGAAAAGGGAGAATGGTGGAAGCTCTGAGTTTGCTGGATAGGATGATAGCTAGAGGGGTGATGCCGAATCGCATTTTTGTGCGGACGCTGATCGATGGGTTTTGCGCGGCCAGGGGGGCTGGCTTGCTTTCGAAGGCATATGATGTGGTGGAGCGATTGGTCGTTGACGGAACTTTGTCAAGCGGGCAGTGCTATAATGTTCTTCTGGTAGGCTTGTCTGTGGCTGGGATGACAAGGGAAGCTGAAGGCCTCGCGCAGAGGATGATGAAGACAGGGGTGCAACTGAGCCCGCTCGCAGGAAGTGCAATGGCGAGGGAGCTGTGTCAGAGGAAAATGTGGTTGCATGCTTGCTGTTGGTTGAGACTGATGGATGAGAATGGGGTGCTCTGTGATTCTGATGTCTATGCTGGCGTGTTGCTGGGGCTGTGTCAAGAGGGGCATGTCCTTGAGGCCTCGGCGTTGGTGAGGAAGGTCATGGATAGGGGAATACGGATTGATGCTTCTTGCGCTGATTGTTTGGTGCAGCTACTGAAGCAACATGGTGATGAGGAGCTAGCATCACATGTATTACAGTATTAG